A segment of the Streptococcus chenjunshii genome:
TTGTCCGCTCTGCGGCCAAGGTCAGGTTATCGAGCGAAAAACAAAACGGAACCGTATTTTTTACGGCTGTGACCGCTATCCTGACTGCGACTTTACATCATGGGACCGGCCGATTAACAGGAAATGTCCGAAATCCGGCGACTTTCTTGTCGAGAAAAAGGTTCGCGGCGGAGGCAAGCAGGTTGTCTGCAGCAATGAAAACTGCGATTATAAAGAAGAGAAAATCAAATAATTTCAGCAAAAATTATTTTCCTGATAGGGCACTGTCTCAAGTTCAGACAATGCCTTATCAGCTTTTTTAGTTTTACTGTCCAATGAAATCAAAATTAAGAGGTGTGAGAATATTGGGGACAGAAGGGATTCGAATGTTCTATTACTGTCATTTTCAAAGATTATTTTGGGAAGTCTTAACTTTGAGAAACGGCATAATTAAGGTATAATAGTCACAGATAAAATTTAGGAGATTTAGATAGACTTTATCTAAATATTGCAGAGGTACCATCATTGTCTCAAAATTATATTAATGTTATCGGTGCTGGCTTAGCCGGCAGCGAAGCGGCTTATCAAATCGCTAAGCGAGGTGTTCCTGTTAAACTTTATGAAATGCGAGGCAGCAAAACAACACCGCAGCACAAAACTGATAACTTTGCTGAATTGGTCTGTTCGAATTCTTTTCGTGGAGACAGCCTGACTAATGCTGTAGGTTTGCTGAAAGAGGAAATGAGACGGCTGGACTCATTGATTATGCGCATCGGTGAAGCTCATCGTCTTCCCGCGGGCGGTGCAATGGCGGTTGATCGTGAATCTTATGCAGAAGCAGTTACGGCTGAAATTAAGAACAATCCTTTAATCGAAGTCACTCGGGAAGAAATCACAGAAATCCCTAAGGATGCTGTTACGGTTATTGCTACAGGTCCATTAACCAGTGATGCACTGGCTGAGAAAATTCATGAACTTAACGGCGGTGAAGGATTTTATTTCTATGATGCCGCTGCACCTATTGTTGACAAAAATTCTATTGATATGGACATTGTCTACCTGAAGTCGCGCTACGACAAAGGCGAAGCAGCTTATCTTAACTGCCCGATGACTAAAGAAGAATTTATGGCTTTTCATCAAGCCCTGATAACAGCAGAGGAAGCACCGCTCAATTCTTTTGAAAAAGAAAAGTATTTCGAGGGCTGCATGCCTATTGAGGTTATGGCTAAACGCGGCATTAAGACTTTGCTCTACGGGCCTATGAAACCGGTTGGTTTGGAATACCCAGACAATTATAAAGGGCCGCGTGATGGTGATTTTAAGGCACCTTATGCTGTAGTGCAGCTCCGTCAGGATAATGCAGCAGGCAGTCTCTATAATATGGTTGGTTTTCAGACTCACCTTAAATGGGGGGAGCAGAAACGTGTTTTCCGTATGATTCCAGGACTTGAAAGGGCAGAGTTTGTTCGTTACGGTGTCATGCACCGCAATTCTTATATGGATTCTCCCAATTTACTTAATCCGACTTTTGCAACACGCACCAATCCTCATCTCTTTTTCGCTGGTCAGATGACAGGTGTTGAAGGCTATGTTGAATCAGCTGCTTCTGGTTTGGTCGCAGGTATCAATGCTGTCCGTGTTTTCCTGCAGGAAGAACAAGTTATTTTTCCGCAGACAACAGCTATAGGTGCACTTCCGCATTACATCACGCAGACAGAGAGCAGGCATTTCCAGCCTATGAACATCAATTTTGGAATTATCAAAGAGCTTGAAGGTCCGCGGATTCGAGATAAAAAAGAGCGTTATCAGAAAATTGCTGAACGTGCCCTAAATGATTTGCAGCCCTTTTTAGATTTCTAACTAAATACTTTCATCCCACATCAATAAATGACCATTTAAAAAGCACAAGACCCTTGTTACAGGTCCTGTGCTTTTTAAAAATACATCATTGCCGTTTATCTGTGGATTTCGGCGTAACATCTTTGGGTTTCCTATGCTTTTTTGGAAACTTTTTTTTACCATGCTTAAGCGAGTTTGAGAAGGTCCGGCCGAATCTTTGAACTCTAGATTTTTGCTCATTCAAAAGGATGATACTGGCATTGATAGTAGCTTGGTCAAGATAGTACAGCTTAACCAGCGATCCAAGCTTAGCTTTTCGTTTTTTAGGATACATACTGACAACCTGATTGGGAAAAGCTTTGGCATATTTAATGTGCGGTGTAGCCGGAATCTTACTGACTGTAAAACCTTGGTTTTCTAAATGTCTCTTAGCTTCCTCTACATTTAAATGCAGCACATTATCTATCTCTCTATAAGCTTCCTGACGCTCATGGTGCCTGTCCAGTTCCTTTTCAATGATTGGCCTGGTGTTATCTACTGCCCTGTTGATAATTTCTGTTGCATCCGGCAAGACAGAAACAATTTTACTGACTCTGCTAAGTTTTTTAATCCAATTTTTCCTCTTTGCCATCTTCACTCCCCTAGAAGCAATCTTTCCTACATTATAACAAAAAGCCGGATAAAAAACGAAATTAAACCTTACATTTTTGTAAGATTAGCAGAGTTAATGTGTAAGATTTAAGCTTCCTTTTTTCGGTACAATAAGATTATAAAAAAACAAAAACAAAAAATTATAACTATTCTGCTGAATGTGACAGTTTCACGTTTTTGTCCGCACTTTACATAGGCGGTTAAAGAAAGCCGGATACGGCCTAAACGCTGTGTAAAAAAGAGACGCAGCCGTAGGAAGCGCAAGCTGACGCACGAATGCGGCTGCTCTGTGAGTATAGCCTTTCCTTGAGTCTTTGGTGACTCGATGGTCAGGTTCCTATTTTTACTTTGCATTTCACGGCCGTTGTATCTTGTTTTAAAAGGAGAAGTACTATGGGAACGGAACTTATACAACAGACAGTTGATTTTTACAGTGCTCTTGCCATTTTCCTGATTAGCACAACTCTGCTTATTGCCCTGGGAGTGTGGTACAAATCTGGAAGATAATAAGCTATAATAAAAAATAAGGAGAAAAAAATAATGCTGCTAGAAATTAATCATTTAGAAAAAGTCTTTCGGACACGTTTTTCAAAAGAAGAAACACGTGCATTGCAGGATGTTGATTTCAAAGTTGATCATGGTGAATTTATCGCGATTATGGGAGAATCGGGATCAGGCAAGACGACTCTTCTTAATATTCTTGCGACCCTCGAAAAGCCTACAAATGGCTCAGTCATCCTAAACGGGGAAAATATCACTAAAATTAAGGAAAACCAGCTGGCTGATTTTCGGTTAAAAAATTTAGGCTTTGTTTTTCAGGAGTTTAATCTCTTAGATACTTTATCGGTAAAAGATAATATTTTCCTACCGCTGGTGCTGGCCAGAAAAAACTATCAGGAAATGGAAGAACGGCTGAATCAGATCGCACCTAAATTACATATCCAGAATTTGCTTAAAAAACGGCCTTTTGAACTTTCCGGCGGTCAAAAACAGCGGGTAGCTATCGCTCGGAGTTTGATTACCGGTCCGCAAATTTTACTGGCAGATGAGCCTACAGCCGCTTTGGATTACAGAAATTCTGAGGATCTCCTTAATCTTTTCGAAGTCATCAATGCTGATGCTCAAACGATTCTTATGGTAACGCATTCGGCTAATGCGGCCAGCCATGCTAAACGGGTACTTTTTATCAAAGACGGCCGTATTTTCCATCAGATCTATCGAGGCCATAAAAGCAATCAAGAATTCAATAAAGATATTTCTCTTGCCATGAGTGCCCTTTTGGGAGGTGAATAAAGATGTTTTATATCAAACTAGCTCTCAATAACCTCAAGCAATCGTTTAAGCAATTCGCTCCTTTCTTTTTAGTCAGTATCACAACCTTTGTTTTCAGCAATATCACGCTTTTAATCCTAGTCAGTCCAACAGCTGAATCAATGGGATCGGGCGCCTTTGCTCTGGTGCTTGCTTATGTTGTTCTTGCCATTTTTTCTGCTATTTTATGTTTATACAGCTATAATTTTTTACTCAAGCAGCGCTATCAGGAATTTGGACTTTATAACATTCTAGGGATGAATAAAAGGCAGATTACCTGGCTGTCAACGCTGGAACTCACCGTCATTTTCTTTTTAACCGTTGTTTTAGGCTCTCTTTTGAGCGCTGTTTTATCAAACGTTTCTTATCTGGTATTCGTTAATCTGATCCAATATGATAATCTTAATTTTTCCATAACACCTGTAGCTTTTATCATCAATATCTTTTTATTTGTGGCTATCTTTCTGTTTTTAGAATTTGTTAATGTCATAAGAATCCGCAGAACCTCAGGTCTTAATTTATTCAGCAATCAAAACCAAGGGGAACGCGAACCAAGAGGCAATATTTTTCTCGCGATTATCGGTCTTGCCGCAATCGGCTACGGTTACTATTTATCTGTTACTTCCGGGAATTTGAGTGCTTTAGCAGGGATTGTCCGTTTCTTTCAGGCTATTATAGCCGTTATTATCGGAACCTATCTCTTTTATATCAGTTTTATTACTTGGTATCTTAAATTTCGGCGTAAGAATAAAAATTATTTTTACAAGCCTGAGCATTTTGTCAACACGTCGCAAATGATTTTTCGTATGAAGCAGAATGCAGTAGGACTTGCTAATATCACCTTGTTGGCTATTATGGCCTTTGTAACCATTTTTTCAACTGTTGCTCTGTACGCCAATAACGAAAATTTGGTCAAAATGCAGTACCCTAAAAATTCTTTGGTTGAGATCCATACAGTCAGCAACCGTCAGGAAGCACAAACGATTATGAATGAAGAGGTTCTGCCGCCTCTAAAAGAAGAGAATAGCAGTTTCGATAAAACTTTTCATCAGTATCTTATGACAAGCTTTACAATCCCTTATGACAGAAGCAAAGACACAGTCAGTGTCAACCAAGAATTCCTTTCCCAAGCAATAACACCGGGTGGACTGAATAATGTAGGAGATTTGATGGTTATAACCCAAGATGATTTCCGGGCATTAGGAAATGACCTGCCTGATTTATCAGAGCAGCAGGTTGCCTTTTATGATTATAATCAGCAAAATCCCTATCTTTTTAAAACACTCGATTGGTTTGGCAGCAGCTATGATAATAGCTACCAAATCAAGGAGATGAAAAATATGCAGGAAGTGAGCAGTGCGATTCCTGCAGGAGTTCTAGTCGTTGCTGATGATAATCAGCTGGAAGAAATGCGGACAATCTATAATCAATTCACTTCCTATCCTTCGACCTATGATTATATAGCTATGACTGAATTAAATGAAAAAGAGCAGCGTATTCTGGCAGAAAAAGCTAAAGAAAACGGCGGTGTACTGGCTATTTATGAAGAAGAGGGAGAAGAAGATGCAGCAGCAGCTGTCTTTTCAGTAGATTCTGACCTGCGAAACGAAGTCATGAAAATGACTGGCGGTTTTCTTTTCACGGGTTTCCTGCTTGGAATTGCTTTCTTACTAGGTGCAGCTTTGATTATCTATTATAAACAGCTCTCTGAAGGCACACAGGATAAACAGGCTTATAAGATTTTGCAAGAAGTAGGGATGAGTTTAAAACAGGTTAAAAGAACAATCAATTCACAGATCCTTTTAGTCTTCTTCCTGCCGTTAATCATTTCTATCATACACTTCATCTTTGCTTTGCCTATTCTTAAGAAACTGCTTTTGCTTTTTGGAGTTCAGGGAGATCAGTTTATTTATACAGTCAGCGTTCTGACAATTGTGAGCATTCTCCTTATCTATTTTCTTATTTACCGGCTTACAAGCCGAACCTATTACAAAATTATTGAAAGATAGACAAAGCACAGCCTTTGTATCTTAATGGAACTGAACACGGCCTAAAGCTGCGGGAAAAAGAGACGCAATCGTAGGAAGCCTCAGGTTGACATACGAGTGTGGATGTTCTGTGAGAATAAACCATCTAAGGTCTAGCGACCTAACGCCGATTTCCTATTTTCCCATTGCGTTCTTTACAGCCTTTGTATCTTGATAAAAAAGGAGGTGGTAGCCAGACAGATAAATATAATACTCTTTTGTTTTTCTAAAGATAAGACTTCAAGAAATAGGACGTGTTATCAAGCTTTGGCTTTTGTCCTATTTCTTTTTTTGATACAATAAAGTTATGAATACACAGGAGAAAATCTATATTATTGAAGATGATCAAACGATAGTTCATCTGCTAAAAAATCACCTTTCTCAAAATTACCATGTTTTTAGTGTCACTAATTTTCGAGCTATCAAGCAGGAAGTTGAGGAGATCAAACCAGATCTTATCCTCATGGATATCACACTGCCTTATTTTAATGGCTTTTACTGGACAACAGAAATCCGGAAAAGCATGACCATGCCCATCATCTTCATTTCTTCCAGCGACGACGAAATGGATACTGTTATGGCTCTGGATATGGGAGGAGATGATTTCATTGCCAAACCTTTTTCTTTAACCATATTGGATGCTAAAATCGCTGCTTTTCTGCGTCGTGCTCAGCAGTTTACAAAAGACAGTGACTACCATTTGGATGGTTTTACACTTAACCGCGATGGCGTTTTATCAAATGGCAAAGAACAAATTACCCTGTCACCGACAGAAAATAAGATTTTAGCCATTCTCTTTGCACACTGTGAACAAGTTGTGTCCAAGGACGAGTTGCTTGAAAAGCTTTGGGAAAATGAAAATTTTATTGACCAAAATACCTTAAGTGTTAACATGACACGCTTAAGAAAAAAAATTCAGCCTCTCGGTTTTAATCGCATTCATACCGTAAGAGGAGTAGGGTACTTACTTAAATGATTTGGAAATTTTTAAATGAATACCGTGTCTGGTATAGTTTGTATGTGATAATGTCAGCTTTTTATTTTCTGATGTTCTATTTGTACCGTCTTCCCTTATCCTATTTTGCAAACAGCTTAGTTTTAAATCTGACTTTTCTTATTTTAATCACTATCTGGCAGTACATCCGATTCAGACGGAAGTTATTAATTTTACATAATTTTGTTTATGTAGAAGAGCTAAGATCCTTAACTGCACCTTCAGAAAAAAGTTATCAAGAGTTGATTACTAAGTTGAAAGATAAAGAAGGAGAAGAACTGCTTGCAGCCAAAACAAAAACAGAAGAACTGCAGAATCTCATCAAAATGTGGTCCCATCAAATGAAAGTTCCTTTATCAGCTCTGTCACTGATGGCACAGACCAATAAACTTGAAGGAAATAAGGTGGAACAGCAGCTGATTAGACTGCAAAACTATCTAGACAATCTGCTGACATATATGAAATTTAGTCAAAACAAAGACGATTTTCGTTTCGAAGACCTTTCCGTGTCGTCCTTGATGCGGCAGCTTATTAAAAAATACCGTGTGAGTTTTCTGGCTAAAGATTTATCTGTAACTATTCAAGGAGAGTGGCAGTTGAAGACAGACAGGAAATGGCTGAGTTTTGCTCTCTCGCAAGTATTGGACAATGCTATTAAATATTCCAAAAATAATGGCACCATCGCTATTAATATCGAAGATAAACGTATAACGCTGTCAGATCAAGGTATCGGAATACTGGATGAGGATCTGCCGCGAATTTTTGAGGAAGGCTTTACCGGATACAACGGGCACCAGCATCAAAAAGCGACAGGTTTGGGACTTTACATGACCAAGCAGGTTTTAGAAAACTTAAACCTCGCTATAAAAATTAACAGCCAAGTTGACAAAGGAACAGATGTCATTATTTTTAAAAAATAAAAGTATAGTCGCTAATGAGGCAAGGACAAAAGTCCTGCCTCATTTTGCTTTTTTAATCAGATGAGTTTGGCCAAGTGGTTGACTGGAAGTTCTCATCCCTTGTTGTACATCGATTTTTGCCCCACTCTCTTCTCTAGTTTGGTTCCTAACGGCTGCAAAAAGGATGGATTTTTTTATGAAAAAAATATATAATAGTGTTAGTTAATAAACTAACAAAAATACGACTAATGTGGAGGGATTAGGTCTATGGGCTATTTCGATTATTCACGAGAGTCAACATCAGATATTGCCTTTATCGATATGAAATCCTTCTATGCCAGTGTAGAATGTGTGGCGCGCGGCCTGCACCCTTTAAAAACATCACTGTGTGTCATGAGCAGAGCTGAGAATGCCAGCGGCTTGATCTTATCTTCGTCGCCTATGTTTAAAAAAGTATTTGGCAAATCAAATGTCAGCAGAGCTTATGATTTGCCGTTTGACGTTCACACACGGCGATTTTCTTACTATAATGCCAAGCGGCAAGGTCTTCCAGTAACACCGGAATTTGTTAAATATATCGAAGCTTGGGCGAAAGCAACTTTTATTGTGCCGCCGCGGATGGATACTTATATCGAAAAGAATATTGAAATTCAGCATATTTTTCAAAATTATGCAAGCATTGAAGATATTTTACCTTACTCTATCGATGAAGGCTTTATTGATTTGACATCATCTCTGAACTATTTTGTTCCTGATAAAAATATCAGCAGAAAGGAAAAGTTAGAGACAGTCTCTGCTAACATTCAGAGGGATATTTGGCGAAAAACAGGCATTTATTCAACAGTTGGCATGTCGAATGCTAATCCTTTGTTGGCCAAGCTGGCTCTTGATAATGAGGCCAAAAAACGCAAAACCATGCGTTCAAATTGGTCATACGGTGATGTTGAGAGCAAGGTCTGGGCTATTCCTAGGATGACTGATTTTTGGGGCATTGGCAGGCGTATGGAAAAACGTCTGAATAAACTGGGTATTTTTTCTATCAAAGAACTGGCTAATTTTAACCCTGATATTTTGAAGAAAGAACTTGGTATTATAGGTGTTGATCTCTTTTTTCACGCCAATGGTATTGATGAAAGCAATGTTCATCAGCCTTACAAAGCGAAATCCAGAAGCTTAGGCAACTCACAGGTACTGCCAAGAGATTATTGCAAGCAGGCTGATATTGAGTTGGTTTTTAAGGAAATGGCAGAACAGGTAGCCATTCGCCTGCGAAAAGCACATAAAAAAGCAAGTAATGTATCCATTTATGTTGGCTTTTCAAAAACAGAACATAAAAAACATATTCAGGCGCAGATGAAAATTGAGCCAAGCAATAGCACCAAACAATTAATGGATTATGTCCTGACAATCTTTCGTAAGAAATACAGGTCAGGAGCTGTCAGGCATATCAGTGTCACCTATTCCGGTTTGGTTGATGACTCTTACGGCCTGATTTCCCTTTTTGATGATGCTGAAAAAATTGAAAAAGAAGAAAGGCTCCAGTCGGCGATTGATGGCATTAGGGATCGATTTGGCTTTACCATGATCCAAAAAGCCAATGCCCTGCAAGAAGCTTCACGCAGTTTAGAGCGCAGCCGCTTAGTGGGAGGGCACTCTGCTGGAGGATTGGACGGATTAACATGATTGACCGCAGTTATTTGCCTTTTCAGTCCGCACGGGAACATCAAGACCGAGGGATAGAAAAGTGGACAGGTTTTTTCTTATCAGAGCATACAAGTTCATTAATCAAAGATAAAAGAAAGAAGACACTCTCAAGTAATTTAGAGGATACTGAAAAACAAACCTTAATCGGACAGCTGTATACCAATAGGTTGACTGGTATTTTTACGGTGAACGACAAACAGAGCTGCAGAACCTTAACCGGTCAAGTTACAGAAGTCAGCTCACATTTTGTGACGATCAAAAATAACCGTCGTCATTATACGGTTCGATATCAGGATATTTTAGCCGTAAACCTTTGGAAATCGCAGTGAATGAAGTCAAATACAAGCCAGTACAGACTTCTTATCAGGCAAGGAGAAGGAGCAGCGGCAATCAAAAATGGCAGTCCCCATTATAAGGTACTGCCGTTTTTGATTATAACTTATCCAGAGCGTTTTTCTGCTCATCATTAACAATATGTGTATAAAGATCTGTAACTTGAGTGCTGGCATGCCCCAGCTGATGGCTGACCAAAACTTGGGACTTAGTAGCATCATACAAGCGGGTTGCAAGTGTGTGCCGCAGTTTGTGCGGAGTTACCCGGACTTTAAAATCTTCTGAGTACTTAGCAACCATCTTTTCGATACTGGAAGCATCAATGCGGTTGGGGACACCGCGGTATTCCGTCAAAAAGAGAGCAGTATCCTGTTTTTCAGCCTTATAACGCGGCTGACGAACAGCTAAATACTGTTCTAAATAGGGTTTAGCAAAAGCAGCTACATTGACAGAATCACGTTTGCCGCCCTTGCGGGTAATCTCAATAACCATCATTTTTATATTGAGGTCTTTTAAATCTAAATTGACAGCCTCAGACAGCCGAACACCAGATGCTAAAAGCAGAGCGATAATCGCTAAATCGCGTTCTTTATTTTTTCGGAAAGATGATTTCGCACGATTGGACAGCTTATTTTCATATTCACAGTCAATATACTCAAGAAAGGCGGCTGTTTCATCCCCTAAAAAGAGCTTTTGTTTAATATTTTCAGCACGGGCAGCCAGAGTTTCCTTTTTCTTTTTGGTTGCCACTTTTTTCATAACATTTCGATAGAAGTAGGGTTCACCGTTTTTGTCTTCGACCTCTTCTGTCAAATATTTAAAGAGACTGGAAAGTGCAGATAAGGTACGGTTGACCGTTGTCTGTGATACCCCCTGTTTCGTTGAGTAAGTGTTTAAAGAGGGCCGTTCGCGCAGATAAAGAACAAACGCTTCCATATCCTTTTTCGACAAATGTTCCAAAACAGCCAAATCAATATCAGCAATCTTGACAGCATCTGAAATGCCAGATTCAATAACCCAGTCTAAAAATCTTTTATACTCCTTGAGATATTCATACAAGGTTGTAAAACTGTAAGGCACAGTGAGTTTTGATTGGTAATAATCCAAAATATACCAGGGCATCACCGTCTTAAGTTCCTCAATTTTTTCCAAAAGCACTTCCCGTTTCATATTTTTAAATACTCCTTAGCAATCATAAGTCTATCTATAATGAGAGTATAACATAAGTAAGAATGTATTTCAAGAAAATTACAGTTTTTCGGAAAGACATTAGAGAGAATCCGCGAGAGAAATGATGAGTGGCTGACGTCTGGAGGCTGCTTTTTCAAGCAACTTCCCCTAGACAAACCAACAACGAAATCGAAGATTTCGGACTTGCTGCCGTTTCCTTTTGCGTTTTTTAGCAGCTTAGCCCTTATAGCTTAAAGCGAAAAAATAAGAAGACTGTTAAAATCAGTCTTCTTTGCTTGCTTATTGATTCTATTTTTAATAAAGGGTCTGGCACATAATAAATCCTGGTCCTGTTTGCTTTGCGAAGATTGGGCGGATTTGTGAGACCCCATATTTTCAATTTCATGCACTTCTTTTATTATTTTACATAATTTTTATTACGTAAAATGATCTCACAAATAATACAGCAGTTCATAGCAGATGAGAACACTAATAATGCTGAACAAGGAACCAATTAAATAATACTCAGCAAAAGCTTGGTTCTTAGAAATTTTGTCATAGCGGGCGATGGATTTGGCTGTAAAAACAAGACCGATTGAGGCATACTGGCCGCTGATAAGGAAAAGGGCCATAATTAGTCTTTCCAGCAATCCGATAAGGGCCCCTGCTCCTGTTATGGTAGCGTCGTCCTCATCTTGAACTTGGTATTTGCTGAAAAAAAGTTTAAAGACAATATTGATGGGTTTTGTTATTAAAACAAGCAAAAAAATGAGGCATAGAATATCAGCCGCCGCGAAAAGCCAAGATGGTCTATTGATATAGGGTTCAGCTAAAAGATAAGCGGCAAAGATAAAAACATAATGAAGCAACTGATCAATAATAAAAACTTGCCGGTCCCATTTTTTACCAGCTAATTTAGGATTAAGGTAAAATTTGCCGCTGTCGATGATACAATGGCTCACTAAAACAGCCAGTAAAAAATGCCAAGCTGATGGAACCAGAGAAATACAGATAAATAGAGGGATAGATACAATGAATAGGTGTTTTAAGAGTGTAGGCCGATCACTCGCTTTTTTCTCCGCCATTTTCTGACTTTGCCATTGAAAATCAGCTAGAAAATGAGCAATTAAAGCTAAAAGCAAAAGAGGGTTGCTGTGCAAGTAGGCCGAAAAAGATAAATTTCCAAGCATGTCTGTCATTCTCCTTCTTTGGGGTGGATACTGCTTAGCATCATATCTGCAGCCGCGTTGCGGCTCCGCAGATAGTGTTTCAAACCGCTGGCTTTAAGGCGTTTAGTAAAGCCGCTGGGCTTAATTCCTAAGGTTTCTGCTATTTTTTGATGCTCAAACTGTTCCTGATAAATATCTTCTGCTAACAAAGCTTGTAAAACCGCCGTTTGGTTGGCTGTCCACTTAGATTTTATAAAATCTCCAGCTGAGAGCAGGCTATTAACCGTGTTTTGAATCAGCTGATTGTCACAATGCAAAGCAATGTGACTTGTTCCATAGTCGTTCTTATCATGAATACTGTCGATTGCTGCCCGTGCTAACCAAAATGCGGGGCCGTCCGAACCAATACTTTGCACTTGATTGATGGCTGTCGACATTTTACCCACCCCTATCCCGAAGCGAACTTCAATAGGATGTAAAGCGATGGCTATCTCATCAATTAAGTGAAAAATATTATTATTAGGTATTAGTAAAGCTTGAAATTCATCACCAGTTGTTACTGTAAAGGGTGAAGCGACAATGGTTTTATATTTTTGGTTAACCTCCTCCATCAGAGACAGCAATTGCTCTTGAACTTGGCTTCTTCTTTCCAGTTTTTTGGAATTAATCAAGTCACCTATAATCGCTATATAAATCATAGTTCTCTCCTTTTTGTCCATTATAACAGACAAAAAGAAAAATGTCTATCTAAACAGACATTTTTGAAATGATCTTTTCCTCATACTGCGGATAAACGACCGCTGCTTCTTCCAGCCAGTGAGTGTAAATGTAATTCTGCTATTAACATAAACGACATAAAGTAAGGTCGCCGCTAAGGATAAAAGTGACGAAAGAAAAGCCGTTTTTGCCAGTGGAGTGTACTGATAAGTCGCTGTGATTTCATGCATCCCTGGCGGAAGCTGAATCATGGCTGAACCGCTGATTGGATTTAGAGATACTGGGATGGTTTTACCATCAAGTGAAATCACCTGCCCTTTATAATGGAAAAGGGGTAAATCAACATTTTGAGTTTCTGCTGCTGGATTATCTATAGTGAAATAACTGTAAGTATTTGTAAATTTCGCCTTGCTTTCCAGCTGCTCAGCAGAACCACTGATAAAAACGCGATGATGAACCTTGCTGTCCATATCGTAAATTTCTCTTTCCCTGTTTTCAGAATGATTAGCATAATCCATCATCATGACCGAATTAGTTAATTTCTTCAAGTTATTACGGCTGGAAAGTTCCCCAACAGGATTTGCGGGATAACGATTAGCTCCGTCAAAAGTTTTGTAACAGGCATTATTGTGAATAAACATCAAAAATATCAGCAAAATAAGATAAGCACGATGATTTTTAAAGTGGCTTTGTCCCAGAAACTTTGTGATTAAAAACAGAGCGAGTAATGTGATATAAGCATTGAGCCGCCACATAAACTGAATGGTCTCCCCTAAAACAGGAAAAGAATTGCCTAAGGGCGTTTCCAGAATAATTAAAGCAAGGGTAAGAGTCAGTATATAGTAATCCTCTCGTTGGAATTTTTTGACAAAAACGAGAAGCAAAAACAAACTTAATAAGACAGCTAACCCAAAGGTATGCTGATAAAGGTTGTTGGAAAGAGCAAAGGAAATAATCTCTTTTAGCGGCTTCACATCAAAATGTTCAAAAAGTTTGCCGGGAACGTTCAAATGCTGGTAACTCAGCTGTTCAAGCATTGGAAAAAACTGAAAACTCCCCATAGCCAGAGCGGCCAGTCCTGCC
Coding sequences within it:
- a CDS encoding sensor histidine kinase, giving the protein MIWKFLNEYRVWYSLYVIMSAFYFLMFYLYRLPLSYFANSLVLNLTFLILITIWQYIRFRRKLLILHNFVYVEELRSLTAPSEKSYQELITKLKDKEGEELLAAKTKTEELQNLIKMWSHQMKVPLSALSLMAQTNKLEGNKVEQQLIRLQNYLDNLLTYMKFSQNKDDFRFEDLSVSSLMRQLIKKYRVSFLAKDLSVTIQGEWQLKTDRKWLSFALSQVLDNAIKYSKNNGTIAINIEDKRITLSDQGIGILDEDLPRIFEEGFTGYNGHQHQKATGLGLYMTKQVLENLNLAIKINSQVDKGTDVIIFKK
- the xerS gene encoding tyrosine recombinase XerS; translation: MKREVLLEKIEELKTVMPWYILDYYQSKLTVPYSFTTLYEYLKEYKRFLDWVIESGISDAVKIADIDLAVLEHLSKKDMEAFVLYLRERPSLNTYSTKQGVSQTTVNRTLSALSSLFKYLTEEVEDKNGEPYFYRNVMKKVATKKKKETLAARAENIKQKLFLGDETAAFLEYIDCEYENKLSNRAKSSFRKNKERDLAIIALLLASGVRLSEAVNLDLKDLNIKMMVIEITRKGGKRDSVNVAAFAKPYLEQYLAVRQPRYKAEKQDTALFLTEYRGVPNRIDASSIEKMVAKYSEDFKVRVTPHKLRHTLATRLYDATKSQVLVSHQLGHASTQVTDLYTHIVNDEQKNALDKL
- a CDS encoding Y-family DNA polymerase, which encodes MGYFDYSRESTSDIAFIDMKSFYASVECVARGLHPLKTSLCVMSRAENASGLILSSSPMFKKVFGKSNVSRAYDLPFDVHTRRFSYYNAKRQGLPVTPEFVKYIEAWAKATFIVPPRMDTYIEKNIEIQHIFQNYASIEDILPYSIDEGFIDLTSSLNYFVPDKNISRKEKLETVSANIQRDIWRKTGIYSTVGMSNANPLLAKLALDNEAKKRKTMRSNWSYGDVESKVWAIPRMTDFWGIGRRMEKRLNKLGIFSIKELANFNPDILKKELGIIGVDLFFHANGIDESNVHQPYKAKSRSLGNSQVLPRDYCKQADIELVFKEMAEQVAIRLRKAHKKASNVSIYVGFSKTEHKKHIQAQMKIEPSNSTKQLMDYVLTIFRKKYRSGAVRHISVTYSGLVDDSYGLISLFDDAEKIEKEERLQSAIDGIRDRFGFTMIQKANALQEASRSLERSRLVGGHSAGGLDGLT
- a CDS encoding DUF3307 domain-containing protein, which gives rise to MLGNLSFSAYLHSNPLLLLALIAHFLADFQWQSQKMAEKKASDRPTLLKHLFIVSIPLFICISLVPSAWHFLLAVLVSHCIIDSGKFYLNPKLAGKKWDRQVFIIDQLLHYVFIFAAYLLAEPYINRPSWLFAAADILCLIFLLVLITKPINIVFKLFFSKYQVQDEDDATITGAGALIGLLERLIMALFLISGQYASIGLVFTAKSIARYDKISKNQAFAEYYLIGSLFSIISVLICYELLYYL
- a CDS encoding SatD family protein is translated as MIYIAIIGDLINSKKLERRSQVQEQLLSLMEEVNQKYKTIVASPFTVTTGDEFQALLIPNNNIFHLIDEIAIALHPIEVRFGIGVGKMSTAINQVQSIGSDGPAFWLARAAIDSIHDKNDYGTSHIALHCDNQLIQNTVNSLLSAGDFIKSKWTANQTAVLQALLAEDIYQEQFEHQKIAETLGIKPSGFTKRLKASGLKHYLRSRNAAADMMLSSIHPKEGE